One genomic window of Fusarium keratoplasticum isolate Fu6.1 chromosome 3, whole genome shotgun sequence includes the following:
- a CDS encoding Pyr-redox-2 domain-containing protein, whose translation MTGPLKNVVVIGGSYVGLAAVKELATLLPITHRVLLVEPHSHFHHLFAFPRFAIVSSHEHKAFIPYSGSFASLPNSSQHAVVRARVLELYKDRVVLDRPWQGSTELPFDYAVVATGTRLPAPGTMQDDEKQLSIDYFKAYQQRVKNANRIVIVGGGAVGVQMASDLKQVYPEKNVTLVHSRDRLMPLYHEKMDATIRTRFEELGVNLVTGSRAVVPPGGFPIEGETLEVELKDGRKIPADLIIPATGQIPNNQFLETLEPSPDHQILNKANGFINIRPTLQFNDPNYSNLYACGDIADTKAHKAARPGMAQARVVAENIAAMIQGKEPIEKITVAPPAIHLTLGLTKNMIFRNPDVANGQTEPSINMKDDGAEDMSITSVWERRGIKVKQPSEYHL comes from the exons ATGACTGGTCCTCTTAAGAATGTTGTCGTTATTGGCGGCTCATATGTTGGCTTG GCCGCCGTCAAAGAATTAGCAACCCTTCTACCCATCACCCACAGA GTCCTCTTGGTGGAGCCGCACAGTCATTTCCATCACCTCTTTGCTTTT CCGCGCTTCGCAATCGTGTCCAGTCACGAGCACAAGGCCTTTATCCCCTACTCTGGGTCCTTTGCTTCGCTTCCAAACTCCTCTCAGCATGCTGTCGTGAGAGCACGAGTCCTGGAGCTGTACAAGGACCGTGTGGTGCTTGATCGTCCTTGGCAAGGGTCCACTGAGCTGCCATTTGATTATGCTGTTGTTGCTACTGGAACGAGGTTGCCTGCGCCGGGTACCATgcaggatgatgagaagcaaTTGTCCATCGACTACTTCAAGGCGTATCAGCAGCGTGTCAAGAACGCCAACAGAATCGTCATTGTCGGTGGTGGAGCTGTTGGTGTGCAGATGGCTAGCGACCTGAAGCAAGTGTATCCGGAAAAGAATGTAACGTTGGTTCACTCACGGGATCGTCTGATGCCGCTGTACCATGAGAAGATGGATGCGACTATCAGGACCAGGTTCGAGGAGCTTGGAGTCAA CTTGGTGACCGGCTCACGTGCTGTGGTCCCTCCCGGAGGCTTCCCAATTGAAGGCGAGACTCTCGAGGTGGAGTTGAAGGACGGCCGCAAGATCCCAGCAGATCTCATCATCCCCGCAACTGGACAAATTCCCAACAACCAATTCCTCGAGACACTGGAACCCTCACCAGATCACCAGATTCTCAACAAGGCGAATGGATTCATCAACATCCGACCGACGTTGCAATTCAACGATCCCAACTACTCTAACCTCTATGCCTGTGGTGATATCGCCGATACCAAGGCCCACAAGGCTGCTCGACCTGGCATGGCGCAGGCCCGCGTTGTTGCTGAGAACATCGCGGCTATGATCCAAGGAAAGGAGCCTATCGAGAAGATTACGGTTGCGCCTCCCGCCATCCACCTCACTCTTGGATTG ACGAAGAACATGATTTTCCGAAACCCGGATGTGGCGAATGGCCAGACGGAGCCATCAATCAATATGAAGGATGA TGGTGCTGAGGATATGAGCATTACGAGTGTGTGGGAGAGACGAGgtatcaaggtcaagcagcCCAGTGAATATCATCTGTGA
- a CDS encoding Zn(2)-C6 fungal-type domain-containing protein, whose translation MAPQPRTRTVPCDKCREKHLKCDGETPCGNCKKASANCVRANKKFRVKRLITTQNSFKFDPNQTWIRTGNQEQQEPFAIIDESDITTNRSTQEPSSVRDEPQEGYLNFAASILQSFSRDEQVRADDSLRNQPLEPRPTTATRSESNLETSSIGDDTALRKHPSLTPSSTYDVTSVLAYSEPISTRTPLFPTAWQHSPDAASHGPSPSNTESPYSDRHLHYGASSSSATGHRVRRITELAGGSDVQHTSIEEACLVRCFVKKLGRAFDTSDRDHHYCSVLPIRAMHSPLLLNAICTAAARYLTRIWSLKDPHAVIEYDGVPLPNLTMESAIHYHNKCISHLMDVSADPTNTCSDDALTAITILRYHEQVDTHFTGTDNETFSIAVQAVFQAAQDETHGLLTIILQPPRGSDVYATSLSSLRYSACLIALRQEIWGVLIYRRPFRLPIFAVTDYANFDDTMAADDYDWTNRIIIWCAHVLKYCFPGDTDVETIEDTRSRTQQWEALKTFQRNWDEHTPPHFAPLYYQERNPAEGRYFPTIWLASQCQVMAQQHVELARIVLAVHDSKLQLGIGGRAAHKALEKLLRDSTRKICGLAMSNQQYQEAMVTSAVGISMCGEYFRNPREQAAIVELMSILERKHAWPTNTVLGSLQEAWESYSNHDA comes from the exons ATGGCTCCGCAACCCCGCACGCGAACCGTTCCCTGCGACAAATGTCGAG AGAAGCATCTGAAAT GCGACGGCGAGACTCCGTGCGGAAATTGCAAAAAGGCGTCTGCCAACTGCGTTCGCGCCAACAAAAAGTTTCGCGTCAAGAGGTTGATTACCACGCAGAATAGCTTCAAATTTGACCCGAACCAGACGTGGATACGCACTGGAAATCAAG AACAACAGGAACCCTTCGCCATCATTGACGAATCCGATATCACAACGAATCGATCCACGCAGGAGCCTTCTTCGGTGAGGGATgaacctcaagaagggtACCTGAACTTTGCCGCCTCCATCCTGCAGTCTTTCTCTCGAGATGAACAAGTCAGAGCTGACGACTCGCTTCGGAATCAACCACTTGAACCCAGACCGACGACGGCCACCCGATCAGAGAGTAACCTTGAGACGTCCAGCATCGGCGACGATACAGCCCTTAGAAAGCACCCAAGTCTGACACCCTCCTCAACCTATGACGTCACATCTGTTCTTGCATACTCGGAGCCAATATCAACACGTACACCATTGTTTCCCACGGCATGGCAACATTCTCCCGACGCGGCTTCCCACGGCCCATCTCCGTCGAATACAGAGTCTCCATACAGTGATAGACATCTTCACTACGGCGCGTCATCTAGCTCTGCCACAGGGCACAGAGTTCGAAGGATAACAGAACTCGCCGGAGGCAGCGATGTGCAACACACGAGCATTGAGGAGGCATGCTTGGTCCGTTGCTTCGTGAAGAAGCTAGGAAGGGCT TTCGACACGAGCGACAGAGACCACCACTATTGTTCTGTTCTTCCCATCCGTGCTATGCACAGTCCCCTTCTTCTGAACGCAATCTGCACAGCAGCTGCCAGATACCTTACCCGAATATGGTCTCTCAAAGACCCCCATGCAGTCATCGAATACGATGGAGTTCCTCTCCCTAATCTTACTATGGAATCAGCAATTCACTATCACAACAAATGCATCTCGCACCTTATGGATGTCTCTGCAGACCCCACCAACACATGCAGTGATGATGCCCTGACTGCAATTACCATCCTCCGATATCACGAGCAGGTCGACA CCCACTTCACCGGCACCGACAACGAAACCTTTTCTATCGCCGTCCAAGCCGTCTTTCAAGCAGCCCAGGACGAAACCCACGGACTCCTAACCATTATTCTTCAACCCCCACGCGGTTCTGATGTTTACGCCACATCCCTTTCTTCTCTACGATACTCAGCCTGTCTCATCGCCCTCCGACAAGAAATCTGGGGCGTCCTGATTTATCGTCGACCCTTCAGACTCCCAATCTTTGCCGTCACGGACTATGCCAACTTTGACGACACCATGGCTGCTGACGACTATGACTGGACAAATCGCATCATTATATGGTGCGCCCATGTGCTCAAGTATTGCTTCCCTGGGGATACGGATGTAGAGACCATAGAGGATACGCGATCTCGTACTCAGCAGTGGGAAGCGCTGAAAACCTTTCAACGCAACTGGGATGAGCATACACCACCCCACTTTGCGCCTCTCTATTACCAAGAACGCAACCCAGCAGAAGGTCGATATTTTCCTACGATATGGCTAGCCAGTCAATGTCAAGTCATGGCTCAGCAACACGTAGAACTAGCCCGCATCGTCCTCGCAGTCCACGACTCCAAGCTTCAACTCGGCATCGGCGGAAGGGCAGCACATAAAGCACTCGAAAAGCTACTGCGAGATTCCACCCGAAAGATATGTGGTCTAGCAATGTCCAATCAGCAATATCAGGAGGCCATGGTAACCAGCGCGGTGGGGATATCAATGTGCGGTGAATATTTCCGGAACCCTAGGGAACAGGCCGCGATTGTTGAACTCATGTCTATTTTGGAACGGAAACATGCCTGGCCGACGAACACTGTACTTGGCTCACTTCAGGAGGCATGGGAGTCATATAGCAATCACGATGCGTGA